GTTTTTACTGCTCGTTGctcaacaaaaaaaccttgaagacagattttattgtttcttgttttggtttcattttttatttattattttttagtttttcaaggtatttttatttatttatttttggctattgaggtagggtctcactctagcccaggcctggaattcactctgtagcgtCAGGGGTCCTctatctcacagcaatcctcctaactctgcctcccaagtgctgggattaaaagggtgcacaaccatgcctggcttatttttattttcttactgaaAGAAGTtctcatataacccaggctgaccttaaactcactacACAGCAAAGGACgaatttgaactcctgattctccttaaactcctgatcctcctacctcttctgcctgggtactgggattacaagtgtgagtgTCCCGTGATGTACAGCCGACTggtttattttcatccttttttttttttttttgcttgtttgttttgttggttggtttattgtttattttatttatttatttatttgtaagccgagaggggggagggagagaattggcatgctaaggcctctagccactgcaaacaaactccagatgcatgtgccactttgtgtatctagctttatgtgggcattggagactcaaacctggtgtggctaggtccttaggctttgcaggcaagtgccttaaccactaagccatctccccagcccttttttatttatttatttattttggtttttcgaggtagggtctcactctggctcaggctgacctggaattcactctgtagtctcagggtggcctccaactctcagcgatcctcctacctctgcgtcccgagtgctgggattaaaggcgtgcaccaccagtcctggctccagccctattttcatcctttaaaTCTCAGCTTAAATATTATCCCTTCTGAGAAGCCTTGTGTGAATGCTTTATATAACTACTGCCATCACTTATCACAGCATTTTCTTTACAATATTTATCACTATGATCCGATGACCTGTCGTTGCCTGTGTCCCAGACTATCCAGTTCTTGGGAACATGGATACACTGGGTCTTGGTCACTGCTGTACTCCCACCGCCTACTCTGAGTCTGGTTCTTAGAGAGGATTAACAAGTATGTCAGATGAATAAACAATTCCTTTCTGCCTTGGGTCTTTGTTCCTttgctttttgtaattttttttatttttattagacacagagagagggagagagagagacagaatgggcacaccagggcctctagccactgcagaagaagtccagatgcatgcgccaccacgtgcatctggcttacctgggacctgaagaaaatcaaacctgggttcttaggtttcacaggcatgcaccttagccacaaagccatctctccagcccttttttttttgtttgtttgtttgtttgttttggctttttgaggtagggactcactgtagtccaagctgacctggaattcactatggagtgtcaggctggcctcaaattcacagcaaccttcttacctctgcctcctgagtgcacggattaaaggcgtgtacaaccataccaggcttttttttttttctttttttttttttgaggtaagtgtttcactctagcccaggctgacctggaattcactctgcaatcccaggtgtgtgctaccatacccaggcatggtggcacacacgtttaatcccagcacttgggaggcaccggtaggaggatcgctgagctgaacaagaccctaccttggaaaaaccaaataataataaataactccAATTCCAGTTTAGGAGCCCCATGTTCCATCCATCTTACCTTtgcaccttttttgtttgtttgttttcctaggcagggtctcactctagcccaggctgacctggaattcactatgtagtctgagagtggccttgaactcacaacagtcctcctacctctgcctcctgagtactggaatcaaaggcgtgctccaccatgcccggcacctttattttaaaaaaatatatttttatattttgtttatttgagagagaggcagatagagaatggacacatcagggcatctagccactgcaaagaaactccagattcatgcaccactttgtgcatctggctttacgtggatactggggaactgaacttgggtccctcgactttgtaggcaaacgccttaaccactaagctatctctccagcccttggcacctttaaatatgtgtgtgtcaaaatggcctggatagccatggcctcacagtgcctgacactacctccataagaccatcataagaggaggaaaagatcatgacatcaaaagtaaaagagagggctggagagatggcttagcagttaagtgcctgcctgtgaagcctaaggaccccggttcgaggctcattagccaaatgcaaaagggggcacacacgtctagagttcgtttgcagtggctggaagccctggtgtacccattctctccctccctcccccccccctcctcctcctctctgtctctcactctcaaataaaaacaaacaaacaaaaaaagtaaaacagagactgattgagatggggaggtaatatgatggagagtggagtttcaaaggggaaagtggggggagggagggtattaccatggggtatttttaataattatggaagttgttaataaaaaataaaaatgaaaaaaagttttaaagccaaaggggaaaaataaataaataaataaatgtgtgtatgtgtgtgtgtgtgtttatatgtatttatttatttgcaagcagagaaagaaagtatgagtgcaccagggccttcagctgctacaaatgaactccagatgcatgtgccattttgtgcatctggatttacatgggtactggggaatcaaacttgggttgttaggctttgcaggcaagtgcctaaaccattgagccatctctctagcctttcccccttttttgggggggtggtagggtctcgctgtagcccaggctcacctggaactcactgtattgtctcaggctggcctcaaactcatggtgatcctcctacctctgccaccccagtgctgagattaaaggtgtgtgccaccaaaccctaCTATGGAATGTATCccaaggtggtctcaaattcctgatcctcctgcctctggatcTAAAGCAGTTTCTTACTGGCGTGGGCTATAACTGACCCTTAGCACCTGTTTGTTAGTCTATTTGGAATGTTCCTGCCCCTTACCTATGacaccataagttcgaggtcaccctgagattacatagtgaattccaggtcagcctcaaccaaagtaagaccctaccaccaaaaaaaaaaaaaaaaaaaactggagtcaATGCACAGACCaggaacataaaaataaatactagttGTCACCATGGAGATTGGACTGGTTCCTCCCAGTAGTATTTTTGCATGAGCGGACTACAGCATGTTATTTCACAGTGACATCTGCTTCAATATCTCCTCTTGAAAGACACCTTGCCTGATCCCCTAGACCAGGTTAGGTCCCGCTGGCCTCAGTGATTTCCCAGTTAGAATCACACATTGTATTGTGGGAGCTTCTGATGAATTTCTTCCCCGAGGATGGGAACCTGTCAGCCATGCTCTAAGCTACGTCACCTCCTGGCTCCAAAGGATAACACAGAGCAGGTGTATCCTAGATACTTCTCAGGTGAACTGTGGATCGACAGacggagaggtgtgtgtgtgcacagatgggCATGCAAGGCTGGAATCTCTGCTTATCTACGTTGTTGAATTTTCTAGTGCCCAGTTCCCAGAATCAGCCCCTACTTAGGCTTATTAGGTCACTTCATGTGACAGTTTCCTTGTTGATTGTGATTTTGTGAGGGTCCTAAGACAATAATGACTCTCAAGTTCCTGACCCACAGAATGGAAAATGTACTAAAACTTTTGTTATTTTAAGTTACTAAAGTAATGAGGAATTTGTTAGTATAAATAATACACTCTCTTTGGGGCCCAATTCTTCAGAAGGGGGGGCCTCCCAATCCTTGGTCTGGTTCCTCTCAGGGGCTACCCCGGGTTCCAAATGCCATGACACACACCACAGACATCGAGCCAGGCTGCCTATGTGCTCACAGACTGTTTATTATCCAAgagtaaggaagagagagaggaggaaaagggaggtgAGGTGCCTCATAGCAGTGGTGCTGAGGAGAAAGTGAGTGGCAGAAAGGCTCCTCTGCTTTCTCTGGCCGCTGACCCTGGAGACCCCAGCTTCAGAGGAAGTCACTGGGGGTGACTGAGTGACCTCTAGGAGGCCTGGCAGCTTCACTGCTGGCTGGGGTCAGGACCCCCACATTGGCAGGTCCCAGGCTCGGAATGGCTTCTGTGTACACAAAATCTCTCTCTTCAGAAGGCACTAGTGGAGGTGGGTAGCAGGAAGGCTACCCCATCACAGGCAGGACCCGCTAACCCAGGTCTGGGTGCTGGGCCCTAAGACCAAGCCAGCCTCCTTTAGACTTGGTCTCAGAGGCCCTtgttcccctcctctcccttccttcagcCCAGTGGTGAACAGACAAGAGAGATCCAAGTCAGGCATCCGGTGAATGACCTCCTTCAGGATCAGTGCATCTGGAAACTTCTAGGCCAAGAGTCCTAGCCGGGTGACTTTGGCTGAGAGGAAGGAGTGGATGATGAAGACCATGGTTTTGGGACACGAGTGAAGGTCTAATTGCTACAAgagcagacagagaaaagggtTAGGGCCTTTTTCCAACCTGGCCCCCACCAGAGTGCAGAGGTAGCCCTCCACTTACAATCTCGCCTTCAGCACCCCCGAAATCCAGGAACAGGAGACTGGTGCCATCATCAGAGGACATCTGCAGCTTCTCAAAGGGCTGTCGGAGCAGCACAGCTCGGGCCGCTCCTGGCTCGGCTGCCCACAGGGTGAAGCCCTTGTCAATGTGCACGGACAGGCTGCAGGGACGGCCGTTCCACGTACAGGCTGCAGGCGGGCAGTGAGCTCAGGTATGGCTGCTGTGCCTCAGAGACCACCAGCCCCACCAGCCCCACAGGCAactcacaaagtggggctggaTGACCCACAGTGACCAGGGGCCCTCACTCGGCCAGCACATCTGTCCAGCCACCCCACCCAAAATGCTGGACCCTCAGAACACCAAAGGCTGCATCAGGTCACACTACATCGAGCAcacaagcagagagggggagcTTAGACTTGGAGATGTCCAGCTGTGGCATAGTGTGTACCTAGCATATACAACTCTTTgggtctgatccccagcaccacaaaaagggAAGGTGAGGGCTGAAAGTCTGATGGGCAAAAGGCTCACCCCCATAAAAGCAAAGAATTATCCAAGTTTAAACTTCATATAAATAATGCTTGATTTAGGTATGGTagtcacacctttaattctagcacttgggaggcagaggtaggaagattgggatgagcccaaggccagcctggggctacagagtgaaatgccaggtcagcctgggaaagaatGAGAGccaacctcgaaaaaaataatagcaatgCATAATTTAGGCTggcttattattttaatattttttttctttccaaggagaaagagagaaaatgcatgaatgaatgaataaataggcaccagggcctctagccattgcaaaagaactcaaaattcatgcaccactttgtgcatctggttttatgtgggtactgaggaagtgaaCTTGTGCCCTTacgatttgcaggcaagtgccttaaccgctgagccatctttccagtccctgacTTATATTATTAAAAACTCTTTTACCTAAAATTCAAATCTAACTGATATCCTATATTTTACCTACAGCCTTACTCTAGGAGTCCCCTCTCCTATCCTAATCAGGAGGATCCTAAGGACAAAACTAGAAAGACTTCTTGCCAGGGCACCtgcatattcaaaccacagctcCTTAGGAAATCCAAACTCCATTTTCTGTCCCCTCCTGAAGTAGCCTAAAGGAGCCAAATGCCAGCGGACATCAGAGGCTCATTACAGGGACACTCCCAGTTCTACCCCGCACACCTGTGGACACTTCTTGAACACCCTCAGCGGCCCGGTGACAGCCATCCACCAGCTGTCGGGTCCAGGCTGCCAGTTCCTGCGGTGACTCCACGCTGAACAGGTGAGTGTCCACGCCATGGCGCGTGCCCGTGCGCAGGGCAAAAGACAGTTCTGCATCATAGGGCACCGAGCccttggaggggcctgagtgcaccagcctgggggtgggggaaggagatcaagCATGAGGCCTAAGTGAGGGGGGAGGCAAAGGGGCGGCGACCCGGTGACCCACGAGCCTTTTACCACCTCTTAGAGGACAGAACTTTCCCCAGGGGGGGGCCACTGGCTGACTCAGCAGACCACGTCTGccaccctccccctccctctcccgctCTGGCCCCGGTGGTATCCTCACACATGCCCAGTTCCCTCTGCCTCAGAACATCATGCTGTTTCCTCAGCCTAGATgctcttctctcttcccccacaGCTCACTCCCTCACTgggtacagattttttttttttttttttttgaggtagggtctcactgtagcccaggctgacttggaattcactatgtagtctcaggatggcattgaactcatggcaatcctcctacctctcaatgaatgggcgctccagggcctccagacactgcaaacaaactccggtagcatgcaccaccttgtgcatctggctatacaggtactggggaatcaaacttgggtctttggctttgctggcaagtgccttaactgctaagccatctctcaagccccagatCTTTGTTCAATATCTCCTCTCCCAGAAGCCATCTCTGACCTTACTTTTCATTATGGTTGCTCAAACTATACattttgtgtgttttgtctttagagacagggtctcactatgttatccatactggcctggaactcactgtgtagaccagactCCCCTCAGACTTCCTGTGAtcccccagcctctgcctcctgagtgctgagatgtaataggtatgtgtcaccatgcccggctaaaattaCACTttgatattgttttttaaattaatttgtacgtgttttctttcaagatagggtcttattccagcccagactgacctggaactcactctgtagtctcaggcggcctcgaagtcatggcgatcctcctatgtctgtctcccaagtgcaaggattaaaggtgtatgccaccacacccagctttttaaaattaatttgtgagTAAACGAAAGAAATAgtatcagcatgccagggcctcctgctaaactacagatgcaggcaccactttgtgtatctggctttatgtgggtgctggagaatcaaacctgaggcagtaggctttgcaatcaagcaccttaacatctccccagctctgcatttgtttgtttgattagtttttttgggggggtattttttttgttttaaatttttgttcatttatttatttatttgagtgtgacagacacagagagaaagaggcagacagcgagagaaagagagagagaatgggcgcgccagggcctccagccactatactcaaactccagacacgtgcacccccttgtgcatctggctaacgtgggtcctggggaatcaagcctcaaaccggggtctttaggcttcacaggcaagcgcttaaccgctaagccatctctccagcccttgtttttgttttttgaggtatggtctcactgtagctcatgctgacctggaattcactctgtagtctcagggtggcttcaaactcacgacaatactcctacctctgcctcccaagtgctggaattaaaggtatgtggcaaCTCGACCGACTGAGCCTGCATTTGTTTTGAAACAGTTAACTTTTGGCTGTTTTTCAACCAGAATGTCAACAAGGGTAGAAgatgagttttttgtttgcttggttgttgttttgttttgaggtagggtcatcctctagcccaggctgacctagaatttactatgtagtctcaagctggcctcaaactcacagtgatcctcctacctctacctcccgagtgctgggattaaaggcgggctccaccatgcccagctagggtagaaatttttgtctgttttgttcacCACTGTATTCCCACTAACTCAAACCATGTCAGACACATAACAGCTGTTCAATAAACATGTGTTGCCTTAATCAATGAGTCACTAAATTAGGCAGGCAATCCATGACCTACCTATCCCCACTTGCTAGCAAGTCACTGACACTCAGGCCACAAGGGACATGGTGACAAGGACCTCGGACTCAGCGGCTCAGCTCTCACTTGCTGTGTGGTCTTGGACAGCTGCCTGCCCTTCACTGGCCAGCAGACCTCTGAGTTTGACCCTTAGATTCCCACTGACCTCACTCTACCCATTCTCAGttccctttgaaaccccattAATACCCAGTCTCCCACtctgaaattttttgttttgttttgttttgtttctcgacattagggtttcactctagtccaggctgacctggaattcactatgtagtctcaaggtggccttgaactcagtgaaatcctcctacctctgcctctgaggtgctaggattaaaggtgtgcgccaccacgattGCTTGGTGCAGACCTACAAGTTCCCAAGCTTCTTGGCCATCTTCCCCACATGTCCCACACATATTCTAGACGTGACTCAGCCTCTCAGAGCCTCCTCCCTTGGCAACCCCAGTCCTACTGCTTCCCCCTCCAACACAGGCTCCAAACCTCCCATTCATCCGGGACacctcctgccccctccccatctgGCAAGCATCAGGACTGACAGCTTCTCACGCATGTGTTTTCCACTGCGAATGCCACTGCTCTCCATCTGCTGCCTCCGCCCACCAGCCGCCCCCAACCCTATCATGTCTCCCAGATGGCTACAGCAGCCTCCCagcctccttcctgcctttcctGGAGCAGGTTCCCTTAGCGGCCAGAGGGTTTCTTGTGAGGCAAGGCCCCAGTGCCCTGGCCCTACAACTTAACCCCTCCAGCGCTGCTCCAATCTTGAAGATCCTTCATCAGACAGAGGAGGCAGCCTCGTTTCTCCCCGACTCCCTTCCTTGTGGATTCTGATTCTGGATAGGCCACACTCACAGCTCCAAGGACATGCCACAGCCCTTCATGCCTCTGTACCTCTGACCACGATGTTTTCACTGCATGAGATGCTCTTCTACCCTTTCCTCAATAGTCAACTTCCCATTCATTATAGTCCAGTTCAAATGTCACCTCTTAGAGCCAGACgtgggtggcgcacacctttaatctcagcacttgggaaccagaggtaggaggatcgccatgaggccgccctgagactacagagtgaattccaggtcagcctgggctagagtgagaccctacctcaaaaaaaaaaaaaaaaagtgacctctTCCCTGAAGCCTTCCCTGATCAACTCTGACAGTTAAGTGGCTCCTTTAACTGTACTGTAATGGTGGTTCCTGGGTCTGTCTCCCTGCCTCTGAGTTCACTCTGAGGACAGTGACTTTGGGTCAGCTCTGTATCCCCTGAACCATTCAATATCAGGTGCAGGTATCAATAAGTGCAGGACTTCACATTCTTCTGTTCTGACCCccaatttcacagatgaggaaaccgagGCCTGGAGAGGGCTTCAGAGCACCTGGGGAATCGTGTGGATCAGAACAGGCTGGAGTTGGTAGATTCCAGGGACCCACCGGAACATTATCCACCCAGTGTGCCCGTGGGTACCTGGTGGCAATGAGCGGGGCAGTGCGGGCCGGCCGGCTCAGGGCTTCTCGGGTCTGGGGGAGGGAAGAGTACAGGAGCAGTTCCTTCTCAGTCAGGAGGGCCAAGGTGGGGACCATGCCCCCACTGGGTAGCTGCAGGCGGGGAAAGAGTGGTGAGAACGGGTGGAAGGGGAGGGGTCAGAGGGCATGGGGCGATGAGAAGCactgggaaagaaagggagggccCTGGACTCCAGGCCCAGCAGATACCTGTTCAGTGAGCCAACCAATCTGCTTGATGTCCTGGTGCCCAGCTGTGCCCGTGGCTGCCAAAAGTGCCTGCAGCTCGTCCTTGACCCAGGGAGTGAGAGCGCTGATCTGGGCTTGAATAGCACCTGCCCATGACCTTGCACTGGCTTCATCCTTGGCCCTCAGGAAGAGGGCATCCTGGCCATCCGCTGCACAGATCTCCAAGTACCTGCAGCCACATCGAGTGAAGGAAGAGGGCATGATACCAGGATGCAACTATCCTGCCCAGAAATCAGGCCCAAGAATCCCACCCACAAGAAACCACAGGGAGTTCCCATGAGCAAATTAGGATGGGTGCTCACCACTGGGGTTCCAGCCACAGGCATTAGAGCCTCACAGGATTTAAGGGCAAAAGactataaaagaaattttaaaagccaggcatggtggcacatgcctttaatcccagcactcgggaagcaaagggaggaggactgctgtgagttccaggccagtctgacactacatagtgaattccaggtcagcctaagctatagcgagaccctacctcaaaaaaacaacaaacaaaaaaagaatttaagaaccaaaATAAGggtaaaggctgggtgtggtggtgcacacctttaatcccagtattcaggaggcagaggtaggaggatcactatgagttcaagtacactctgagactatatagtgagttccaggtcagcctaggctatagtgagtccctgccttaaaaataaaataaaaataaaataaagaacaacagggcatggtgacacatatcttttttaaattaaattatttatttatttacgtgaaagaggcagatagagatagacagagagagagagaatgggacttccagggcctccactgctgcaaacaaactccagatacatgtgtcatcttgtgcatctggcttacatgagtttttaatcatttgaaaggcagaggtaggaggatcgctgtgagttcaagactagcctgagattatatagttaattccaggtcaaactggactatagcaagaccctacctaaaaaaagaaaaaggagaagaaaggggctggaatgatggcttagcaattaaggtgcttgcctgtaaagccaagactcaggcctgattccccagaacctaggtaagccagatgcacatggtggcgcatacatctggagtttgtttgcaatggctagaagccctggattgcccattctctcccccatttctcataaatgaataagattatatatatgtgtatatatatttaaattatattatgtatttgaaagagagaggaagaggcagatagagagaatgggagcaccagggccttcagccattgcaagtgaactccagacatatatgccaccttgtacatctggcttacatggatactgaggaagtgaaccagggtcctttggctttgcaggcaagtgccttaactgctaagccatctctc
Above is a window of Jaculus jaculus isolate mJacJac1 chromosome 8, mJacJac1.mat.Y.cur, whole genome shotgun sequence DNA encoding:
- the Snta1 gene encoding alpha-1-syntrophin, translated to MASGRRAPRSGLLELRAGAGSGSGAGGGGGGERWQRVLLSVAEDTLTVSPADGEPGSEPAAAREPESAHFNGAAEPGAAAPQPPEALLLQRRRVTVRKADAGGLGISIKGGRENKMPILISKIFKGLAADQTEALFVGDAILSVNGEDLSSASHDEAVQALKKTGKEVVLEVKYMKEVSPYFKNSAGGTSVGWESPPASPLQRQPSSPGPQPRNLSEAKHIPLKMAYVSRRCTPTDPEPRYLEICAADGQDALFLRAKDEASARSWAGAIQAQISALTPWVKDELQALLAATGTAGHQDIKQIGWLTEQLPSGGMVPTLALLTEKELLLYSSLPQTREALSRPARTAPLIATRLVHSGPSKGSVPYDAELSFALRTGTRHGVDTHLFSVESPQELAAWTRQLVDGCHRAAEGVQEVSTACTWNGRPCSLSVHIDKGFTLWAAEPGAARAVLLRQPFEKLQMSSDDGTSLLFLDFGGAEGEIQLDLHSCPKTMVFIIHSFLSAKVTRLGLLA